In Phragmites australis chromosome 24, lpPhrAust1.1, whole genome shotgun sequence, the following are encoded in one genomic region:
- the LOC133907713 gene encoding putative glycine-rich cell wall structural protein 1 yields the protein MAGTKLVALGFIVLISIGLANAVRVARYSSADGTGTGEGGGGGYVNGGGSGSGTGTGSGDSSANGAHATAGGGGGGGGSSQYGGSGSGSGSGSGSGSSQYSQGPYSGYGGSSSAGGTGGGGGGGQAGGYWGSSGHGAGSGTGSGSSSANNDWNGSSGSANANGNGGGNGGGENGGTGGGNGGGSGYGDAEP from the coding sequence ATGGCAGGCACTAAGCTGGTAGCACTTGGGTTCATTGTCCTCATTAGCATTGGACTAGCCAATGCTGTGAGGGTGGCTAGATACTCCAGTGCTGATGGAACGGGCacaggagagggagggggcggTGGGTATGTGAATGGTGGGGGCTCAGGGTCTGGTACTGGCACCGGATCCGGTGACAGCAGCGCAAATGGTGCCCATGCAACTGCTGGAGGGGGTGGTGGAGGGGGTGGCAGTAGCCAATACGGCGGGTCCGGATCAGGTTCAGGATCCGGATCAGGTTCAGGTTCTAGTCAATATAGTCAAGGACCGTATTCTGGTTATGGTGGATCTTCTAGCGCTGGTGGtaccggtggtgggggtggtggAGGACAAGCTGGAGGTTACTGGGGATCTAGTGGTCATGGGGCTGGTAGTGGCACCGGATCTGGCTCTAGCTCCGCCAATAACGACTGGAATGGAAGTTCTGGAAGTGCAAATGCTAATGGCAATGGTGGTGGCAATGGTGGTGGTGAGAATGGTGGGACTGGCGGTGGTAATGGAGGTGGATCTGGGTATGGTGATGCCGAACCCTAG
- the LOC133907819 gene encoding putative glycine-rich cell wall structural protein 1, translating into MAGTKLVALGFIVLISIGLANAVRVARYSSADGTGTGEGGGGGYVNGGGSGSGTGTGSGDSSANGAHATAGGGGGGGGSSQYGGSGSGSGSGSGSGSSQYSQGPYSGYGGSSSAGGTGGGGGGGQAGGYWGSSGHGAGSGTGSGSSSANNDWNGSSGSANANGNGGGNGGGENGGTGGGNGGGSGYGDAKP; encoded by the coding sequence ATGGCAGGCACTAAGCTGGTAGCACTTGGGTTCATTGTCCTAATTAGCATTGGACTAGCCAATGCTGTGAGGGTGGCTAGATACTCCAGTGCTGATGGAACGGGCacaggagagggagggggcggTGGGTATGTGAATGGTGGGGGCTCAGGGTCTGGTACTGGCACCGGATCCGGTGACAGCAGCGCAAATGGTGCCCATGCAACTGCtggaggcggtggtggagggggTGGCAGTAGCCAATACGGCGGGTCCGGATCAGGTTCAGGATCCGGATCAGGTTCAGGTTCTAGTCAATATAGTCAAGGACCGTATTCTGGTTATGGTGGATCTTCTAGCGCTGGTGGtaccggtggtgggggtggtggAGGACAAGCTGGAGGTTACTGGGGATCTAGTGGTCATGGGGCTGGTAGTGGCACCGGATCTGGCTCTAGCTCCGCCAACAACGACTGGAATGGAAGTTCTGGAAGTGCAAATGCTAATGGCAATGGTGGTGGCAATGGTGGTGGTGAGAATGGTGGGACTGGCGGTGGTAATGGAGGTGGATCTGGGTATGGTGATGCCAAACCCTAG